In the genome of Streptomyces sp. NBC_00259, the window CGTCGAGACCGCGCGTGAACTCGGCCTGGACGCCGAGGAGTTCGACACGGCCCTGATCGACGGGCGGCACATCCTGATCATCGACGCCGACCAGGCCGAGGGCAAGGCGATCGGTGTCACCGGCACCCCGACGTATGTCATCGGTGGTGAGCGGCTCGACGGCGGCAAGAGCCAGGAGGGCCTGCGCGAGCGCATCGAGGAGATCGCCGACCGGCTCCTCGCGGAGCGCGGTGACGCCGGCGCCGGGACCGGGACCGGCGTCTAGAGCAGCGGCTTGGCGAAGTGGTGGTGGGTGGTCCGGTAGCCGAGTGAGGCGTAGAGGGCGACCGCCGGCGTGTTCCCGGTGAGGACGTGCAGGGCGAGTACCGACGCCCCGGCGGCCCCCGCCACCTGCTCGGCGGTCAGCAGCAGCGCCCGCCCGTGGCCCCGGCCCCGGTGCTCCTCGGCGACCTGGACGTCGTACACGTACGCACCACGCTCCCCCGGGCGCATCTCGCGCTCGGCGATCCAGATGTGGCCCACCACCGTGCCCCCGGCGACCAGGGCGCGCAGCCACACACCGGAGGTCGCGGGTCCGTCGGGGAGCTTCTCGTCGTGGTCGGACTCGGATCTGGCGCGGGCCCGGTCCTCGGGCAGGCCCCGGGCGATCCAGCTCCGGGTGTACCGCTCGACCGCGCCGGTCCGCCAGCCGGGGAACTCGGCCTCCGTCAGGGGCCGGCTCGCGACACCCTCGGGGAGCACGGGGGGATCGGCCGGCACCTCCTTCAGCAGGGTGCGGCCGCTCTCGGTGTAGCAGAGCGCCCCGGCCAGGCGCAGCGCGGCGGTGGCCTCCGCGGGGACGACGGTCACGATCCGCGTGCAGCCCCAGCCGCGCAGCACCTCCTCGGCCGCGAGCGCCGCGACCGTACCCCGGCCGCGCCGCCGGTCGCCGTCGTCGATCAGCAGCGAGCGCACGACGCCCGTCGAAGGGCCGGCCGCCGGGTCCCTGGCCAGCGCCACGGCGCCCACGGGCCTGCCGTTGACGCAGACGTCGTAGCTGCGGGACATGGCGTCGGCGGCTTCGTACCGGAGCGGCCCGGACGGCCGCAGGGTGGTGGTCATCAGGGGTGTTCTACCTGCCCTGCGGCCTCCCGTCACGACGTTTCGCAAGGATCACGGGTCAGGGGTCACACGGACCGCGGATCCGGGTCCGCCGCGGAGTGCTCGTCGAAGATCCGCATGGCCTTGGCGGTCAGCGGACCGGGCGCGGAGGTCAGCTCCCGGCCGTCGACGCGGTGCACGGCCTGGACGTCGCGGGTGGAGGAGGTCAGGAAGATCTCCTCGGCACGGTCCAGCGCGTCCATCGACAGGTCCGCCTCCAGCGCCCCCGTCCAGGCCGCGGTCAGCGCACGGGTGATCCCGGCGAGACAGCCCGAGGAGACCGGCGGGGTGTACAGCTGGCCGTCGAGGACGACGAAGATGTTGGAGCCGGTGCCCTCGCAGAGCTGTCCCACGGTGTTGGCGAAGATGGCCTCGGAGGCGCCCTGCTCATGGGCGCGGGCGAGGGCGACCACGTTCTCGGCGTACGAGGTGGTCTTCAGCCCGGTCAGCGCACCGCGTTCGTTGCGGGTCCACGGCACGGTGATCACGGCGGTGGTGTCGGGGCGCCGCCTGGCCTCGGCGAGCGCGACCACGAGCGTCGGGCCCTTGTCGCCGCGGTCGGAGCCGAGCGGCGACAGCCCTCCCGTGTAGGTGATCCGCAGCCGGCCGAACGGCATCGGATTCGCTTCCAAGACGGCCTCACAGGCGCGGCGCACCTCGTCGTGGTCCGGGTCGGGCAGGCCGAGGCCGCGGGCCGAGCGGGTGAGCCGGTCGAGATGCAGGGTGAGGGCGAAGGGGCGGCCCTCGGTCGCCTTGACGGTCTCGAAGATGCCGTCGCCCACGGTCAGGCCGTGGTCGAACACGGAAACCAGGGCGGTGTCGGCGTCCCGCAGTCCGCCGTTGACCCAGATCCTCATGACACGGTCCTTCCACTTTGCGCGTACGTTCCCGACGCTACCGCGAGCAGCCGGGACGCCTTCAGTTCGGTCTCGTCCCACTCCCTCTCGGGGTCGGAGCCCCAGGTGATCCCGGCGCCGGTGCCGAAGCGCAGCAGACCGTCGGCGCGGTCCGTCCAGAAGGTGCGTATGCCGACGGCCAGCTCGCCGGTGCCGCGGTCGGCG includes:
- a CDS encoding GNAT family N-acetyltransferase; protein product: MTTTLRPSGPLRYEAADAMSRSYDVCVNGRPVGAVALARDPAAGPSTGVVRSLLIDDGDRRRGRGTVAALAAEEVLRGWGCTRIVTVVPAEATAALRLAGALCYTESGRTLLKEVPADPPVLPEGVASRPLTEAEFPGWRTGAVERYTRSWIARGLPEDRARARSESDHDEKLPDGPATSGVWLRALVAGGTVVGHIWIAEREMRPGERGAYVYDVQVAEEHRGRGHGRALLLTAEQVAGAAGASVLALHVLTGNTPAVALYASLGYRTTHHHFAKPLL
- a CDS encoding aminotransferase class IV: MRIWVNGGLRDADTALVSVFDHGLTVGDGIFETVKATEGRPFALTLHLDRLTRSARGLGLPDPDHDEVRRACEAVLEANPMPFGRLRITYTGGLSPLGSDRGDKGPTLVVALAEARRRPDTTAVITVPWTRNERGALTGLKTTSYAENVVALARAHEQGASEAIFANTVGQLCEGTGSNIFVVLDGQLYTPPVSSGCLAGITRALTAAWTGALEADLSMDALDRAEEIFLTSSTRDVQAVHRVDGRELTSAPGPLTAKAMRIFDEHSAADPDPRSV